One part of the Acetoanaerobium sticklandii genome encodes these proteins:
- a CDS encoding aldo/keto reductase, which translates to MFRLGKTHMTINKLGFGGIPIQRVDISECKQIINQAKKSGINFIDTAVGYTVSEEYIGEALKENPHSFYLATKSMARTYEAMKKDILGSLDRLKRSYIDLYQIHNLGEADYELVFSENGALRALKEAKEQGLIKEIGITSHSVSVLDRAIDTDEFATVQFPFNIVENQGEEVFRKAKAKGMGTIVMKPLAGGALEDARLALRYLTKLDFLDVLIPGMADEKEIKVNQSAVEDDSPLTEKELADIKYLKENMGDKFCRRCGYCMPCTVGINIPMQFLLEGYLRRYDLETWAVDRYNSSDKNASDCIHCKECEPRCPYGLSISEMMVRVSTEFDKL; encoded by the coding sequence ATGTTTAGATTGGGCAAAACACATATGACGATAAATAAACTGGGATTTGGTGGAATTCCAATACAAAGAGTAGATATTTCAGAGTGCAAACAAATAATAAATCAAGCTAAAAAATCTGGAATTAATTTCATTGATACAGCAGTAGGATACACAGTAAGCGAAGAATACATAGGAGAAGCATTGAAAGAAAATCCTCATAGCTTTTACCTTGCAACCAAGAGCATGGCAAGAACATATGAAGCAATGAAAAAAGATATCTTGGGCTCATTAGATAGATTAAAAAGAAGCTATATAGATTTATACCAAATTCATAATCTAGGAGAAGCTGATTATGAGCTTGTATTTTCTGAAAATGGAGCATTAAGAGCACTCAAAGAGGCGAAGGAGCAAGGCTTAATAAAAGAAATAGGAATTACTAGTCACAGCGTGAGTGTGCTTGACAGGGCAATAGATACAGATGAATTTGCAACAGTTCAATTTCCTTTTAATATAGTTGAAAATCAAGGAGAAGAAGTATTTAGAAAAGCCAAAGCTAAGGGTATGGGAACTATTGTTATGAAGCCACTAGCTGGAGGAGCGTTAGAGGACGCAAGACTAGCGCTTAGATACTTAACAAAGCTCGACTTCTTAGATGTACTTATTCCTGGTATGGCAGACGAAAAAGAAATAAAAGTAAACCAAAGCGCTGTCGAAGATGATTCTCCTCTAACAGAGAAAGAGCTAGCAGATATCAAATACTTAAAGGAAAATATGGGAGATAAATTCTGTAGAAGATGTGGTTACTGCATGCCGTGCACAGTAGGAATAAATATACCTATGCAATTTCTTCTTGAAGGCTATCTTAGAAGATATGATTTGGAAACTTGGGCAGTAGATAGATACAATTCATCTGATAAAAATGCATCAGATTGTATACACTGTAAAGAATGTGAGCCTAGATGTCCATATGGATTATCGATATCTGAAATGATGGTTAGGGTATCTACTGAATTTGACAAATTATAA
- the rlmD gene encoding 23S rRNA (uracil(1939)-C(5))-methyltransferase RlmD encodes MLKLGKEYEIEIVDLGHSGEGIGKVDGFTVFVEGGLVGDIVLGKVVKSKKNYAVADLKKILSSSADRVKPVCPIAHSCGGCQIMQLNYSKQLEIKKDIVVQNLSRIGKVENPNVMDTIGMDNPYNYRNKAQFPVGIDKKGKPVMGFFKKMSHEIIPLTTCYVQDTVNDVILDIIRQYIEKYKISLYDEKTHKGNLRHVVTKVGFHTHEIMVILVTKETKLPKIDALVEMLEAKLLGLRTLVQNINPNRTNVILGRENKILYGDGIIEDTIDDLVFEISPLSFYQVNPIQTKVLYNKALELADISSEDVVYDIYCGIGTISLFLAKKAKHVYGIEIVKEAIENAKKNAKRNNIENASFYAGKAEEVVPELYSRGITADVVVVDPPRKGCEEIVLDTIAKMNPKKIVYISCNPSTLARDVERLSKLGYEMDVAYPVDMFSHTMHVEAIILMTYYGSKEKK; translated from the coding sequence ATGTTAAAGCTAGGAAAAGAATATGAAATAGAAATAGTTGATTTAGGTCACTCGGGAGAAGGAATAGGAAAAGTAGATGGCTTTACTGTATTTGTAGAAGGTGGACTTGTGGGAGATATAGTATTAGGGAAGGTAGTAAAATCTAAAAAGAATTACGCAGTTGCTGACCTTAAAAAAATATTGTCTTCATCTGCAGATAGAGTAAAACCAGTATGCCCTATTGCCCATAGCTGTGGTGGATGTCAGATAATGCAGCTAAACTACAGTAAACAGCTAGAAATAAAAAAAGACATAGTAGTACAAAACCTAAGCCGTATAGGAAAAGTGGAAAATCCAAATGTAATGGATACTATAGGAATGGACAATCCATACAACTATAGAAACAAAGCTCAGTTTCCAGTAGGAATAGATAAAAAAGGAAAACCTGTCATGGGTTTTTTCAAAAAAATGTCTCACGAGATTATACCTCTGACTACTTGCTATGTTCAAGACACAGTTAATGATGTTATTTTGGACATAATAAGACAGTACATAGAAAAATACAAAATTTCCTTATATGATGAAAAAACACATAAAGGAAACCTAAGACACGTAGTTACAAAAGTAGGCTTTCATACACATGAAATAATGGTAATACTAGTAACTAAAGAAACTAAGCTGCCTAAAATAGATGCTCTAGTAGAGATGCTAGAGGCAAAACTTCTAGGGCTTAGAACTTTGGTTCAAAATATAAACCCAAACAGAACAAATGTTATTCTTGGAAGAGAAAACAAAATTTTATATGGTGATGGGATAATAGAAGATACAATTGATGATTTAGTTTTTGAAATATCACCATTATCGTTTTATCAGGTAAATCCTATACAAACAAAGGTGCTCTATAATAAAGCCCTAGAGCTAGCAGATATATCAAGTGAAGACGTAGTTTATGATATTTATTGTGGTATAGGTACCATATCTTTATTTCTAGCAAAAAAAGCTAAACATGTATATGGTATAGAGATAGTAAAAGAAGCTATAGAAAATGCAAAGAAAAACGCTAAAAGAAATAATATAGAAAATGCTAGCTTTTACGCAGGAAAAGCCGAGGAAGTAGTACCGGAACTCTATAGCAGAGGAATCACAGCCGATGTAGTAGTTGTAGATCCACCAAGAAAAGGCTGCGAAGAAATAGTTTTAGATACTATAGCAAAAATGAATCCTAAAAAAATAGTATATATTTCATGCAATCCATCTACCCTAGCAAGAGATGTAGAAAGACTTTCAAAGCTAGGGTATGAGATGGATGTGGCTTATCCTGTTGATATGTTTAGTCACACTATGCACGTGGAAGCGATAATTCTGATGACGTATTATGGTTCGAAGGAGAAAAAGTAG
- a CDS encoding sodium-dependent transporter, with translation MAENTRGSWGSKIGLILAMAGNAVGLGNFWRFPYQAASNGGGAFMLPYFAALIILGLPLMLSEWNLGRYGGKYGHGTLGPMVYLQAREGAKPKTALILGAIAGGLAFAVTLLVNSYYNHLIGWTLGFAVSSFTGAYMDQSQSTADFFVGYIQDPKMVFTFWIIALVGLSFAVMRGVEKGIEAWAKLMMPVLYVFGIVLAIRSLTIGSPVNPEWSSLKGLNFIWNPDFSTLTWRSALAAAGQIFFTLSIGMGIICNYASYLKPDDDVVVSSIATISLNEFAEIVLGGSIVIPIAYAFLGPDGIGAGVGLSFIALPNVFRTMAGGQFFGGLWFLLLFFAGFTSAIAMYNYLTALVEEDLGIPRKTAAWIIFAAYVVVGLPVGLEQIINKTADLAYFTEIDNWVGSYLLLVLGLIEIIVVAFLMGEKALTEINKGGIWQMPKWFYTVFMRGLTPAALVIVLVFSTLDYIKAGYFKFVPDFVAGTPVLIPWVNAARLVILIVVAAGAMQSYKSIKNKYGKEIEENVVSIRV, from the coding sequence ATGGCAGAAAACACAAGAGGCAGTTGGGGATCCAAAATAGGACTTATTCTTGCCATGGCAGGTAATGCTGTAGGATTAGGTAACTTCTGGAGATTCCCTTATCAAGCAGCAAGCAATGGTGGTGGAGCATTTATGCTTCCATACTTTGCAGCACTTATTATCCTTGGACTTCCGCTAATGCTTAGTGAGTGGAACCTAGGTAGATATGGTGGTAAATACGGACACGGTACACTTGGACCTATGGTGTACTTACAAGCAAGAGAAGGCGCAAAGCCAAAAACAGCACTTATACTTGGAGCAATTGCTGGAGGTCTAGCATTTGCAGTTACATTACTTGTTAATTCATATTACAACCATCTTATCGGATGGACACTAGGATTTGCGGTATCATCATTTACTGGTGCATACATGGATCAAAGCCAATCTACAGCAGATTTCTTTGTAGGTTATATCCAGGATCCTAAAATGGTATTTACTTTCTGGATAATTGCACTTGTTGGTTTATCATTTGCAGTTATGCGTGGAGTAGAAAAAGGTATCGAGGCTTGGGCGAAGTTAATGATGCCAGTACTTTATGTATTTGGTATAGTACTAGCTATTAGATCTCTTACTATTGGTTCTCCAGTTAACCCTGAGTGGAGCTCACTAAAAGGTCTAAACTTTATCTGGAATCCAGATTTTAGTACACTTACTTGGAGATCAGCTCTTGCAGCAGCAGGACAGATATTCTTTACATTGTCAATTGGTATGGGTATTATTTGTAACTATGCTTCATACTTAAAACCAGATGATGATGTTGTTGTTTCTTCTATAGCTACAATTTCATTAAATGAGTTTGCGGAAATCGTTCTTGGTGGATCTATAGTTATTCCTATAGCTTATGCTTTCCTTGGACCAGATGGTATAGGAGCAGGAGTTGGATTATCATTTATAGCACTTCCTAACGTATTTAGAACTATGGCTGGAGGTCAGTTCTTTGGAGGATTATGGTTCTTACTACTATTCTTCGCTGGATTTACATCAGCTATCGCAATGTACAACTATCTAACAGCTCTAGTTGAGGAAGACTTAGGAATTCCAAGAAAAACTGCAGCTTGGATAATATTTGCGGCTTATGTTGTAGTAGGATTACCAGTTGGTCTAGAGCAAATTATCAACAAGACTGCTGACCTAGCTTATTTCACAGAAATAGATAACTGGGTAGGTTCATACCTTCTTCTAGTTCTAGGACTAATAGAAATTATAGTTGTTGCATTCCTTATGGGAGAAAAAGCTCTTACAGAAATCAACAAAGGTGGAATCTGGCAAATGCCTAAGTGGTTCTACACTGTATTCATGAGAGGACTTACTCCAGCAGCATTAGTAATAGTTTTAGTTTTCTCGACACTAGACTATATCAAAGCTGGATACTTTAAATTTGTTCCTGACTTTGTAGCAGGTACTCCGGTTCTTATTCCTTGGGTTAACGCAGCAAGATTAGTTATCTTAATTGTTGTTGCAGCTGGAGCTATGCAGTCTTACAAATCAATCAAGAATAAATATGGTAAGGAAATTGAAGAAAACGTTGTAAGTATTAGAGTATAA